The following DNA comes from Nitrospira sp..
ACCCCCTCCGCGGCCAGCGCCCGCACCGCCCCTTCATTCAACCCGTATCCCTCCCGAACCCGATGCGGCACATAGGCTTGTGCGTTGGCGCCGAGCCCGCGGAAGAACGAATAATAAATACTCGTAGCCGACATTCCATCCACGTCGTAGTCGCCATAGAAACAGACCCGCTCACTATGCTGCACGGCATAGTGCAATCGATCGATGGCGGCTTCGATGTCGGGGATCAAAAAGGGATCGTGCGCACGGAGCGGGGTCATCCAGGCGGTGGCTTCATCAGGCGTGGTGACGCCGCGCGCTAACAGTAGGCCTGCCGTCGCAGGCGAGATCGACAAGGCCTGGGCCAATGTCGCCCGCCGGCCGGGATCGATATCACGAAACACCCAGAGCTTAGACGTCATCCATGCCTCGGTACGGGCTACAGGCGAATAGGGTCAACAGGTCGGATACCGCGGATGGTAAATGCTCACCATCCCTTTGTCAAACCATGCGAAAACGGTCGCTACAGAGAAGATCGGAGGCGGATCATATACCGGACGGAGAGGACAATGGAGCCAGCGGAGGGAGGGAAATGAAGAAGGGGAACGCGAACCAGTCGTTCGCTATTCCCCCCCCTTTTGCACGTAGTTCTTGACGAACTCTTCAGCGTTCTTTTCGAGGACCTCGTCGATCTCATCGACGAGCTTGTCGATATCTTCCGTGAGCTTCTTCCCGGTCTCAACGACCTTCGGATTCGCCTTGACCTCGTCCTTCGATTGAGGCTCGCGTTTCGGCTCCTGCTTGCGCTCCTGTTTTTCCATCCGAGCACCTCCCGTAGTTCTGGGAAACTCTCGTGGACCAGCGCGGCGCGTGATCCCTTGCGATCACCTTACCTTAGGGTTATTTCAGCCGTCAAGCCAAGCAGAGAATCGTGTGGCGATTCTTCGCTTTCGTGGCTCACGACCGTCTGATCGTGAGCCACGAAGATCGAAACCCTATTTCACAATCAAGGATACAATCAACAGCGCCACAATATTGATGACTTTGATCATCGGATTGATCGCCGGACCGGCCGTATCCTTATAGGGATCGCCGACCGTATCGCCGGTAACCGCCGCCTTGTGCGTATCGGTCCCCTTCTTGCCCTGCTCTTCAATGTACTTCTTGGCATTGTCCCAGGCACCGCCGCCGCTCGTCATCGAGATCGCCACG
Coding sequences within:
- a CDS encoding ubiquitin-like protein Pup, producing MEKQERKQEPKREPQSKDEVKANPKVVETGKKLTEDIDKLVDEIDEVLEKNAEEFVKNYVQKGGE